The Mangrovibacterium diazotrophicum DNA window AAACAACCTGATATTTTCGAAAACAAAACGCCGTTTGTATCCAACGTGATCAAAAAAACGGTGGCGACTGGCTCTGTTGTTCCCCGTCAGGAAATTGAAATTAAACCGCAGATCTCGGGGATCATTGACGAGTTGTTTGTCGAGGCCGGCGATTTCGTTAAAAAGGACCAGGTAATTGCGCGAATCAAGATTATTCCCGACATGGTAACCTTGAATAGTGCCGAGTCTCGACTGAATCGCGCAAAGATCAACTTCGAAGATGCCAAGGTTGATTTTGACCGGCAACAGAAATTATTTGATGACAACGTGATTTCGTATACCGATTACAAGAGCTCGAAAGTTTCCTACGATTCGTCGAAAGAAGAATTGTCGGCTGCTGAGAACAACCTGGAGTTGGTGAAAAACGGTGTTCTGAAAAAAGCAGAAACAGCAACCAACACGCTGGTGCGATCGACAATTAACGGGATGGTTTTGGATGTACCGATCAAAGTTGGTAACTCGGTGATCCAATCGAACACTTTCAACGATGGAACAACCATTGCTACCGTGGCGGATATGCAGGACATGATTTTTGAAGGCAAGGTTGACGAAACTGAAGTTGGCAAGATTAAGATCGGAATGCCGATCGAATTGGAGATTGGAGCCATCGAAAAAGAGAAATTTGCGGCAACGCTTAAGTATATTGCCCCGAAAGGAGTTGAGGAGAATGGTGCGATTCAGTTCGAAATCAAGGCAGATGTCGATTTGAAAAACGATCAGTTTATCCGAGCAGGTTATAGCGCCAACGCCAATATTGTACTGGATCGCAAGGATAGCGTGATGGTGATTCCCGAAGGTATGCTGAAGTTTGAACACGATTCCGCTTATGTTGAAGTGCTGACCAACGAGCAGGAGAGCACGTACGAAAAGCGCAATGTGAAAACCGGACTTTCCGACGGTATCAACATCGAGATTGTAGAAGGTTTGTCGAAGGATGACAAGGTGAAAGGGGATAAAATCGATCCGAAAAAAGCAAAAGAAGAGAATAAACAAGGCTAAGTGAGCGATAGATCATATGCAGGATGATGCCGATTTTGTGATGAAACAAGTTTTTAAATAAAATAGGTAGGGCAGAATATGCGTTTAGTTGGAAACAATTTAACTCTGCCTACTCATTTTGAATTGAATCGTTAAATTAGCACAACAAAAAATAGAAAATGAAACTCATCAATCAATTAATCATAGCCGTTTTGTTGCTGGTTTCTGTTGGTGCTCAGGCACAGGAGAGCTGGGATCTGCAGAAATGCATCGATTATGCTTTGGAAAATAACATCCAGGTGAAGCAGCAACAAATCAACACCAATTACTACGACAACTTGTCGAAACAAGCTCGGAACAACAGGTTGCCTGGTTTATCCGGATCGATTTCGCAAACCTATAATTTTAAAAATTCTCAAAATTCGACTGGTAGCTATCAATCTGGCGATATTCATCAGGTTGGTGCAAGTTTGGATGCTAGTCTCACTTTGTGGAATGGCTTTAAGTTGAACAACACGGTGAAACAAGCTGATTTTTCGCTGCAAGCTCGTTTGCAGGATTTGCAAAAAGCTAAAGATGATCTGATGCTAAATATTGCTGCGGCCTATTTGGAAATTTTATTTGCTGACGAATTGATCCAGGTTGATAAGGATCAAATTGCGGTAACGAAGTCCCAGGTTGATCGCACCGGTAAATTGGTAAAGGCCGGAAGTCTGGCAAAAGGTAGTTTGTTGGAAATTGAGGCCCAATTGGCGAGTGAGGAATTGAATTTGGTGGAGGCAGAAAATTCGCAACAACTGGCTTATCTGAATCTTTATCAGATGTTGGAATTGCCAGCTACAGAGAGCTTTGTTGTTGAGAAGCCTTATCTGCCGGTTGTTCGGGCAAATAGCTCAGTGATCAATTCAATGGATGTGTATCGGAAAGCAGTTCAAACACGACCGGAAGTGAAAAGTGCTGAATTTGATCTGCAGGCGTCGCAGAAAAGTGTTGCAATAGCTAAAGGTCAACTGTATCCATCGTTGGCTCTCGGCGCGAATTACTCCACCTACTATTATAATATTTATGAAGGATCACTGTTTTCTCAATTTAAAGAACAGGCTAGGCCATCGGTCGGATTATATTTGAGTATTCCTATTTTCGGCAAGCTGCAGGCTCGAACGGATATTAGCAATGCAAATATAGATGTGCTGAGTAGAGAGCTGGATGTGCAGAACACCAAAAATGTATTGCGAAAAGAGATTGAAACGGCCTATACCAATGCGGTTGCTTCGTTGAAAAAATACATGGCCAGTACAAAGGCGGTTGAGTCGATGCAGGAAGCTTTTCGTTACACCGAAGAGAAATTCAATGTCGGAATGGTTAACTCGGTTGAATACAACCAGGCAAAAAATAACCTGACAAAGGCACAGAGTGACCTGGCTCAGGCCAAATACGAATACATCTTCCGAACTAAGATTCTTGATTTCTACAATGGCATTCCGATCCAGTTGTAGAAATGGAAAAGTTTTTATTCATATTGATTCTTAGCAAATAAGGTGATAAATTTATATTGATAGATTTTCATATAGGATTCGATAAATAGGACCACAAATGCGGTTGAAAGTATTCTAAAAGCATCTGTGGGAGATATTTATCAAGATTGATTATGGTATTGGAGGCATCGCAAGGGCGATGCCTTTTCCTTTTTGAAAAAAAAGCTGCCCGATTGGAGCAGCTTTTCAAATGAAGGGTATTTCTAAATCAGATCACTTTTAATTCTTTTCCCACTTTTATTAAAGCTTCAACGGCTTTGTCGATTTGCTTGTTCGTATGAGCGGCCGATAATTGGACGCGAATTCGTGCTTTTCCTTTGGGCACAACCGGGTAAACAAATCCAATCACATAAATTCCTTCTTTTAGCAACATGTCGGCAAATTTCACCGCTAAGGGTGCATCGTAAAGCATTACCGGAACGATGGCCGTTTCGCCTTTTACCAAGTCGAATCCGGCGGCTTCCATTTTAGTCCGGAAACGAATGGCGTTTTCCATCGTTTTATGTTGAAGCTCTGACGAACTGGTCAGCATATCCAGCACTTTCAGTGTGGCGCCAACTGTTGCGGGAGCCAAGGTGTTGGAGAATAAATACGGACGGGAACGCTGACGAAGCATCTCGATAATTTCTTTTCGACCCGACGTGCAACCACCGTTGCCACCACCCAATGCCTTCCCGAAGGTTGTGGTAATAACGTCGATTTTTCCCAGCAGTCCGAAATGCTCGGCAGTACCTCGACCGGTATCGCCAATATAACCGGAGGCGTGCGAGTCGTCGACCATAACCAGTGCATCGTATTTTTCGCACAAGTCTACAATTTCGGGCAATTTGGCTAAATCGCCATCCATCGAGAAAACGCCGTCGGTTACCACAATTCGGTATTTCGCCGATTGCGCGTCTTTCAGGCATTGCTCCAATTCGGCCATGTTCGAGTGTTTGTATCGAAAGCGCTGCGCTTTGCAAAGACGAACACCGTCGATGATGGAGGCGTGGTTCAACTCATCGGAAATAATGGCGGAGTCTTCTCCTAACAGTGGCTCGAAAACACCACCATTGGCATCGAAGGCAGCACAGTATAAAATGGTGTCTTCCGTTCCCAGAAACTCCGATGTTTTTTGTTCCAGCTGTTTGTGAATAGCTTGTGTGCCGCAGATGAAGCGAACCGACGAAAGTCCGAATCCCCAATCGTTCATGATATCCTGCGCTGCTTTCACAACCTCCGGATGGTTGGCCAGTCCGAGGTAATTGTTCGCGCAGAAATTCAGTACTTCATTTTCGTTTCCAACCCGAATGTTTGAACTTTGAGATGAGGTGATAATCCGTTCTGTTTTATACAAGCCTTGTTCTTTCAGCTCTTCCAGCGTTTGCTGCAGGTCCTGCTTAATTCTTCCGTACATGCCTTTGATTTTTGTTTCTACCAAAAGTAAAGCTCCGTTGACAAAAAAAAGGTGATAAAAAACATTTTCGGTAGGGTAACTTGTTTATTATATGGAATAAGAGGTAAAGGTCCGAAAATATTATTCTGCAAAAGTATCGATGCTGAGAAGGTGATAAACGGACTAATGAAGGTAATTAAAACCCAGAAAGATGGAACGTAAACAATTTTTAAAGCAAGGCATAGTTGGTTTGGGGTCGATTGTTGGCTTGTCGAAAGTAATGTTGGCTTGCGCAAGCGGGCAGGACGATGTCGTTGATGAAACAGAAGTAACCGATAGTAGTTATACGAATGAGAGTAGCACGAGTGATTCTTGTGAATTATCTCCAAGCGAAACCGAAGGGCCATATCCAATTAAAACTCCAGCAGATCTGGTGAGGGAAAACATCGTGTCGGATCGAAGCGGTGTTGCTTTGTTGATTACGCTGACAGTTGTTGATCAAAGCGCCGACTGTGCACCGTTAGCGGATGTTTTGGTTGATATTTGGCACTGCGACAAAGATGGTTATTACTCGGAATATAAAGGAAGCGGATATGTTTCGACTCAAGTTGACAACACGAGTAAACATTTTCTCCGTGGTCGTCAAACAACCGATTCAAACGGACAGGTTTCTTTTATCAGCATTTACCCGGGATGGTACCAAAGTCGGGCACCTCATATTCACGTTGAAGTACTGAATTCATCTGAGCAAACCATTCGTGTCACGCAAATTGCCTTTCCGAAGGATATTTGCGATACCGTTTATGCGACTTCCGGCTATCATGGTTCGGCCGATACCTTGAATGCCAGCGACAACGTATTCTCAGATAGTTTGGATGGGAATTTGGCCGACTCTATTTCCGGAAATACAACTGATGGCTACACTTTGTTGAAGACGATTGTGGTTTAGAGGTTCAGTTTTAGCTGGTCTTCCAATAAACGGAAGCTCATTCGGTGATGCGGCGACACGCCGTATTGCTCGATTGCTTTTCGATGGGCAACAGTAGGATAACCTTTATTCCGATCCCACGCGTAATGCGGGAATTTTTGATGTAACTCGTCCATCATATCATCTCTGTAGGTTTTTGCCAGGATGGACGCTGCAGCGATGGGCAACAACTTTCCGTCACCTTTTACCACGCAGGTGTGCCCAATTTCAGGATACGCTTTAAAGCGATTACCATCAATTAGAAGGTGTTCCGGAATTACGGAAAGTTGTTCAACGGCGCGGTGCATGGCCAAAAAAGAAGCGTTAAGGATATTGATTTCGTCGATTTCAGTGTGACTCACAATACCGACAGCGAATGCCAGTGCTTGCTTTTCAATAATTGGTCGAAGTTGGTAGCGCTGCTTTTCGGTCAGCTTTTTGGAGTCGTTCAACAGATCACTTTCAAAGTCAGCAGGCAGAATAACAGCGGCAGCCACAACGGGGCCAGCCAGGCATCCGCGCCCGGCTTCGTCACATCCGGCTTCAATACGGCCTTCTTCCAGAAATAATTGAAGAGCTGATTTTTCTTTCTTCATCTGATTCGCTATTTGAATCGGTGTTTGTTGCTAGTGCAAATAAAGTAATTTGAAAGAAAATTGTAAAGCGACATTAGGTATTCATGCAAATTTGGACGCTTCCCCAAAGCATTTCGGCGGTTTTGTCCCATGTGAATTTTTGTTGCTGTTTTCGGCCTTTTTCAATCAGCGAATCGCGTAATCCGTTTTCGTTGGCAATCCGAATCATTGCGTCTTTGATTTGGGTGACGGCAAAGGGATCGGCGTACAAAACGGCATGCCCGCCCACTTCGGGCAACGAGGTCGTGTTGGAACAAATTACCGGGATACCGGCGCTCATGCCTTCAATAACCGGAATGCCGAAACCCTCGAAGAACGGAACGAAGGTGAGCGCCATTGCCGCTCCCAGCACTTGGTGCAATTCCTCGTTGGGTAAACGCCCTGTAAAAATCACATCATTGCGATGGCGCATGCCTTCGTAGGTTTTTACGATGTCCTCAGTTTTAAACATTGTGTCCCCGGTTATCAGTAGCTTGGTTACTTTTTCGGTCGAGGTTCGGTAGGCATCGAATGCCCGCAGCAAACCACAGATATTTTTCCGCGGATGTAATGACCCGATGTATAAAAAGTACGGGATTCCGTCGGTGTATTTGTTTCGTGTCGAAGCTTGTTCTTCCGCAGGAGTAGGTGTGTAGAGAGTATTCACACCATTGTACACCACGTCAATATTGTCCGGGTTTATATGGTAGGTGCGCACAATATCCTCTTTTGAGTAATAGGATACCGTCGCGATTCGCTTGGCACGTTTGGCAAAGCGGGGAAAGAAAAAATTGTAATAAGCCGCGTAAAAAAAAGGTAAGTCCTTGGGACGGTGTGCAAAGTTAATGTCGTGAATCACAGCCAACTGTTTCACTTTGGTGCTTAACGAAAGGTAACCGTCGGGCGATAGAAAAAGATCGGCTTTGTATTTTCGAAGAATATGCGGAATCCGCCATTCAAACCAAATGTACCACAGAATGGGATGGCGTGTTGGCGGAGAAACTACCACGGGGGTGACATTCGTTGAAAAAATAAACTCTTCGTCGTAAGGCCGGTCAAAGATGAAAATGAACTGGTGTTCAGGATGATTTCGGGTCATCCGCAAAAGTGTCTCCCGCGTGAATGATCCAATTCCTTCCAATTTCCCCTTGAGCAGCATGCGTGTGTTAACAGCAATAATCATTGCGTTTCGGTTTCTTCGATTTAACTCAAATGTACAAAGTCTGGCTAAATTTTTTTTTACATTTAGCCATTAATCTGCCAAACGAAAGCTGCTTTGAAGCGAAAGTTTTTTACAAATCTTGTCCTTCTTCTTCTCCTTAATCTGCTGATTAAACCTTTTTGGATGTTCGGAATCGATCTCACGGTTCAGAATCTGACAGGGGCAGAGGAGTATGGTTTATATTTCGCCGTGTTCAATTTCTCGCTGGTACTCAATATCTTTTTGGACCTGGGGATTACCAATTTTAATAACCGTTCCATTGCGCAGCACCAGCAATTGTTGCAAAAGTATCTAAGCTACCTGGTTAGTTTGAAGCTTTTACTTGCCGTTTTTTATGCACTGATCTGTATTGTGGTGGCCTTGGTTATTGGCTACAACGAGAGGCAGATTTATTTGCTGTTATTTCTGGTCGGCAACCAGTTTCTACTTTCGTTTACGCTTTATCTGAGGTCGAATATCAGCGCATTGCATTATTTCCGGACAGATAGCTTCCTCTCGGTGCTAGATCGTACACTGATGATTGCACTGTGCGGGTTGCTGCTTTTTACCAATTGGTTTGGTATTCGGTTTTCAATCGAGTGGTTTGTGTACGCACAATTCATTGGTTATGTATTGGCTGCGCTGATCACGATTGGATTTGTGGTCTATTACTCCAAGGGGTTTCGGCTTCGTTTGAACTACAAAGTTTCCCGGTCTTTCTTGCGACAAAGCTTCCCGTTTGCGCTTTTGGTTTTGTTGATGTCGATTCAAAATCGGGTTGGAACCGTTTTGCTTGAACGTTTCTTGCCGGTGGATGGTAACGAACAAACAGGTATTTACGCGCAGGCTTTTCGTTTGCAGGATGCCGCGGCGATGCTGGGTTTTCTGTTTGCTGGATTGTTACTGCCTATTTTTTCGCGTATGTTGAAGAAGAAGGAAGACATTTCGCAAATGCTGCGATTCTCGTTTGAATTGATTATCGTGCCGTCAATTTTAGTGGCAATCGTTACTGTTTTTTACGGACATGAGATTATGAGCATGCTCTATCACCAGCATGCCGACGAGTCCACAAGTTTGCTTCAGATGCTGATGGTTGGTTTCATCGGCATATCGACGACCTATATTTTTGGAACGCTGCTAACGGCGAACGGGAGCCTGAAAGCCCTGAATCAGGTCGCATTCATTTTAGTTGTGTTGAATGTCGGGTTGAACATCATCTTGATTCCGCATTTCCAGGCGGGAGGAGCAGCTTTTACTTCGATGTTCACACAGCTGGGAGCAGCATTGATACAAGTCGTGTTGGTGTGGAAGTATTTTAAACTGAGCCCAAATTATTTGCTTGTACTTCGGTTAATTGGCTTTGTTTTGTTTCTGCTGCTGGTTGGTAAAATCAGTTTATTCCTCGAGAATTGGCTGTTTGGGATTGCTGTTTTGGTCTCATTGGGCTTGATTTATGCGATTGTTGTCAAGCTGATTAATTTGAAAGCCCTGCGGGAAATCTTAAATGAAAAAGCATTATGAGAACTTATTCGCCGGAGGATATGCAAGAGGCAACAGATTTTGAACTGCTGAAAGAGGTGGATCACCGGCAGATTAAAGGTTTTATTTTGGAGCAAATGTATGAACCAACAAAATGGCTGCGTTTGTATGGAATTTACCAAGTTGCGATGATTTTTCTTTTTCTGGTGCTCCTTGGCTTTGCTTTGCAAAAGGCGTTTAACGGAAACCTTTCACCACTATGGTGGATATTGGGAGCACTTGTTTTTTCAGTAACGGTTCTGGTTGTTTTGCATGAAGCAATGCACGCGTTAGTCTATTGGATTTACGGCGCCCGCAAACTGACTGTAGGAGCAATTTGGCGGAAATTTATCTTTTATATAGCGGCCGATCGGCAAGTCGTGGATTATGCCGTTTTTAAAAAAGTTGCATTGGCACCATTTGTAGTGGTGAATGTGCTGACCATTATTCCGGGTGTTCTGCTTTGGCCGCAGCCGGTTGCCGGTTTCTTTCTCAGCATCATGTGTATTCACTCGCTGTTTTGTGCGGGAGATGTCGCCATGCTTTCTTTTTACGCGAAACATAGCGACAAGACAATTTATAATTTCGACGATCTGAGCCGGGGAAAAACTTTCTTCTACGCTAAAAAAAATTAAGTCAGATCGGGTGTTTCTAGTTCCGATTCCGTTAATTTAGGTGCATACTATGAGCAGCAAAACAAAATCGTTTGGTACAGCGCCGGTGTTTTTCACGGCCATTTCTACTATCCTTGGAGCAATCCTGTTCCTTCGTTTCGGATTTGGAGTCGGTACCCTTGGCTTTTGGGGAGTAATTCTGATTATTCTGGTTGGTCACTTGGTAACTATTCCAACGGCATT harbors:
- a CDS encoding oligosaccharide flippase family protein, which encodes MFGIDLTVQNLTGAEEYGLYFAVFNFSLVLNIFLDLGITNFNNRSIAQHQQLLQKYLSYLVSLKLLLAVFYALICIVVALVIGYNERQIYLLLFLVGNQFLLSFTLYLRSNISALHYFRTDSFLSVLDRTLMIALCGLLLFTNWFGIRFSIEWFVYAQFIGYVLAALITIGFVVYYSKGFRLRLNYKVSRSFLRQSFPFALLVLLMSIQNRVGTVLLERFLPVDGNEQTGIYAQAFRLQDAAAMLGFLFAGLLLPIFSRMLKKKEDISQMLRFSFELIIVPSILVAIVTVFYGHEIMSMLYHQHADESTSLLQMLMVGFIGISTTYIFGTLLTANGSLKALNQVAFILVVLNVGLNIILIPHFQAGGAAFTSMFTQLGAALIQVVLVWKYFKLSPNYLLVLRLIGFVLFLLLVGKISLFLENWLFGIAVLVSLGLIYAIVVKLINLKALREILNEKAL
- a CDS encoding TolC family protein, which encodes MKLINQLIIAVLLLVSVGAQAQESWDLQKCIDYALENNIQVKQQQINTNYYDNLSKQARNNRLPGLSGSISQTYNFKNSQNSTGSYQSGDIHQVGASLDASLTLWNGFKLNNTVKQADFSLQARLQDLQKAKDDLMLNIAAAYLEILFADELIQVDKDQIAVTKSQVDRTGKLVKAGSLAKGSLLEIEAQLASEELNLVEAENSQQLAYLNLYQMLELPATESFVVEKPYLPVVRANSSVINSMDVYRKAVQTRPEVKSAEFDLQASQKSVAIAKGQLYPSLALGANYSTYYYNIYEGSLFSQFKEQARPSVGLYLSIPIFGKLQARTDISNANIDVLSRELDVQNTKNVLRKEIETAYTNAVASLKKYMASTKAVESMQEAFRYTEEKFNVGMVNSVEYNQAKNNLTKAQSDLAQAKYEYIFRTKILDFYNGIPIQL
- a CDS encoding glycosyltransferase family 4 protein, with product MIIAVNTRMLLKGKLEGIGSFTRETLLRMTRNHPEHQFIFIFDRPYDEEFIFSTNVTPVVVSPPTRHPILWYIWFEWRIPHILRKYKADLFLSPDGYLSLSTKVKQLAVIHDINFAHRPKDLPFFYAAYYNFFFPRFAKRAKRIATVSYYSKEDIVRTYHINPDNIDVVYNGVNTLYTPTPAEEQASTRNKYTDGIPYFLYIGSLHPRKNICGLLRAFDAYRTSTEKVTKLLITGDTMFKTEDIVKTYEGMRHRNDVIFTGRLPNEELHQVLGAAMALTFVPFFEGFGIPVIEGMSAGIPVICSNTTSLPEVGGHAVLYADPFAVTQIKDAMIRIANENGLRDSLIEKGRKQQQKFTWDKTAEMLWGSVQICMNT
- a CDS encoding dioxygenase family protein, whose translation is MERKQFLKQGIVGLGSIVGLSKVMLACASGQDDVVDETEVTDSSYTNESSTSDSCELSPSETEGPYPIKTPADLVRENIVSDRSGVALLITLTVVDQSADCAPLADVLVDIWHCDKDGYYSEYKGSGYVSTQVDNTSKHFLRGRQTTDSNGQVSFISIYPGWYQSRAPHIHVEVLNSSEQTIRVTQIAFPKDICDTVYATSGYHGSADTLNASDNVFSDSLDGNLADSISGNTTDGYTLLKTIVV
- the kbl gene encoding glycine C-acetyltransferase, producing the protein MYGRIKQDLQQTLEELKEQGLYKTERIITSSQSSNIRVGNENEVLNFCANNYLGLANHPEVVKAAQDIMNDWGFGLSSVRFICGTQAIHKQLEQKTSEFLGTEDTILYCAAFDANGGVFEPLLGEDSAIISDELNHASIIDGVRLCKAQRFRYKHSNMAELEQCLKDAQSAKYRIVVTDGVFSMDGDLAKLPEIVDLCEKYDALVMVDDSHASGYIGDTGRGTAEHFGLLGKIDVITTTFGKALGGGNGGCTSGRKEIIEMLRQRSRPYLFSNTLAPATVGATLKVLDMLTSSSELQHKTMENAIRFRTKMEAAGFDLVKGETAIVPVMLYDAPLAVKFADMLLKEGIYVIGFVYPVVPKGKARIRVQLSAAHTNKQIDKAVEALIKVGKELKVI
- a CDS encoding ribonuclease HII produces the protein MKKEKSALQLFLEEGRIEAGCDEAGRGCLAGPVVAAAVILPADFESDLLNDSKKLTEKQRYQLRPIIEKQALAFAVGIVSHTEIDEINILNASFLAMHRAVEQLSVIPEHLLIDGNRFKAYPEIGHTCVVKGDGKLLPIAAASILAKTYRDDMMDELHQKFPHYAWDRNKGYPTVAHRKAIEQYGVSPHHRMSFRLLEDQLKLNL
- a CDS encoding DUF3267 domain-containing protein — translated: MRTYSPEDMQEATDFELLKEVDHRQIKGFILEQMYEPTKWLRLYGIYQVAMIFLFLVLLGFALQKAFNGNLSPLWWILGALVFSVTVLVVLHEAMHALVYWIYGARKLTVGAIWRKFIFYIAADRQVVDYAVFKKVALAPFVVVNVLTIIPGVLLWPQPVAGFFLSIMCIHSLFCAGDVAMLSFYAKHSDKTIYNFDDLSRGKTFFYAKKN
- a CDS encoding efflux RND transporter periplasmic adaptor subunit, translated to MKKLFKILGIVVIVAIFGGTIFFLYTKSKKQPDIFENKTPFVSNVIKKTVATGSVVPRQEIEIKPQISGIIDELFVEAGDFVKKDQVIARIKIIPDMVTLNSAESRLNRAKINFEDAKVDFDRQQKLFDDNVISYTDYKSSKVSYDSSKEELSAAENNLELVKNGVLKKAETATNTLVRSTINGMVLDVPIKVGNSVIQSNTFNDGTTIATVADMQDMIFEGKVDETEVGKIKIGMPIELEIGAIEKEKFAATLKYIAPKGVEENGAIQFEIKADVDLKNDQFIRAGYSANANIVLDRKDSVMVIPEGMLKFEHDSAYVEVLTNEQESTYEKRNVKTGLSDGINIEIVEGLSKDDKVKGDKIDPKKAKEENKQG